GGGAAAGGCCACACACCATCAGGACATGAGTGGTATGCAGAATTCATGTACAAAAGGAATATATTTTGTTTATACCGCAGCAGATATAACAACTGTCTGCCCAACTTCAAGTCCATTTAGGCCAGCATGTATATTTATCGAGTTTGTACAAAAGACTGCTAACAAGAGCATGAATAGCTTGTAAAATAAACCTGCATGCCAAAGGAAACAAAAGATCAGTGTATAGAATAGCTTCTGATTACAGAATCAGAAACAGGGTTCAGCAACAGAGGTGAAATTGGAAATAGGCTTCACAAGTAAACGCACACAAGTAATCATGCAATTGAGGAAATTTTTGCAAATAGTTCACGAAAACAGGCACTGAAGAGAGATTATTATCTAGTATGCTTACCAATCAACATCCACACACCAGGCATAAAGCATTGTCGCCAGTAATGAAGCAAAACATTACGCTATTACAGAATTATCATGCTCAGTCAATGCAAATATCAGATTCTATCAAAATGTGAACAAACAGGTTGTGAGTCTCTTAAAAATACAAGTGACAGAGTTGCACGAGATAGTAAGCATATGAATCTGTGATCCTGATGATCTAATAAAGTCAACTTCTAAAGTCCACAAATCTCCAAAAGACTGCATAATGTAAAACTATTCCACAAAAAAACTTTTTCAGTTTTCCAGAAACATGATAAGTTACTGTCACTGACCTATAAGGAGTGGCACATTTGGACAAAGATCCAAAGTGGAGGGCTTATTTGGACAATGGAAAAAAGCTAAAGATCAAAGACTAACAGGGAACCTAGGCCACAAAAATGAGGAACAAAATAAAACAGTATCAGCAGGCAAGACTTGATAGACACTATAGTAGATAAAATATGGTGTTGAAGAACATAGACACTGACAAACACATTCTATTTTATGAGTTATAATCAAGAGTGAATGACTAACAAGCTAAGGATTTCATAGTGAGGTCTGCTATGCCTGTGGATTTCTATAATTGTCTCCTGGTTGTATAACAGCAAAAAAACAAACACAAGTGCTGCAACCACCAAATAGTAAATATACACTTTCAACCTGCTTTAAGTGGATACACATACCTAGCTCCAAAACTGTTAGTCCAACATAAGGAGTTAAAGGCTTTGGAATGATAATGGAAGTGCCACCAGCATATGCCATCAGCAATGGGAGTGCTGCAAACGTTGGCAACGCCAGTTTCCTGTTTCAATGCAGGACATTTCGAAAATCAATTTATCAGCAACACAATAGTGGTAGCACATCACTATTTAAGTGAACAGAAAGACAGTCTGACAAGCAACATACACTCTCCATGGAACATCAAGAACATCATCAACAAATCCAAGAAGAATCATAAAGCAGACTGATGTCAACGCTGCATTATATTCAACAAGCCACTGCAACAAGAAGACATCAATAGCCATTGTGAAATATGTTTCAGGACATAAGACATAGTTTGTAAATGTCAAAACAATACTGCTAGTCACGGCATACAATGGAGTCTGGGGCATAGTGAAACTGCTGAAATATAATAGCAATAACCAAGTAGACAATCCCCACAACAAGACCTAGTGCCTCAGGCCTGCAAAAAAAAACAATGTTTAGACAAACAAGAATGGCCTTTAACATGACTATAGCTACAGGTCAGACCAGATCCTGCTAAAGTTTTTTACTGAATGGTGCATACAGTGGTATTCTTTAACTTATAACATTGTGTCTTCAGTTGTTAAATATGAATTCCTACATAATGATCTAAAATACTAATGTTACACCTTCAAGAGCTTGTCAAAAGTGTCTCCTACTGAGTTTATCACAACCTTAAGTCACATATATGTACTAGCATGCAACATCATAATTGGGGGAAAACATTAACAAGGCATCATAACAAGCAAAACTTTTTAGAATTTTCTAAATATATCTGTTATTCAGAGAACCAAGGACATTTGCCGAGTCATACAAAGAATTTGGTTTGCATACACACAGGGAGATGAGGCGGTACATGAAATCTACATATGTGAGTTAAAGGGAAAGCTTTTAGCAACCCATTGCTTTGCAGCTGGTTCATTAAGAGTTTATATaatgaaaaaaaaagataagGGATATTATTGTGAAGCTTGTTCAAGATTGTAATTATATTGCCTCTTCAGTACATCAGCGAAGCTAGGCATCCAAATTAAAGCGTAAACAAAGCTTGGACTACTTATTTTAGAATTTATTTACTCCATTAAACAAAAGGGGATGAACTCTCTAAAGCACACAAATTTCATCTAAAGATTACTGAATCCATAAGATGATAAAAATCAAATTATTAAATTGTAACCCTTGAAGTAGGTTGGGAGTCCATAATCAACTACAAAGAAGCAGCCTAAGCCACCCCTACACAACTTCACCTAGTATCCAAAGAGCGGGCAATCTCTAATTTCCAACTTATGCACCATTTCTTAGCAATCTCTTTTTGAACGACAGTTTCCAAGCCATGCAGAGGAACCGAACAAATTCAACTCTCAAGGCTGCAGCTATGCAATTGACTTCAATCGAGCTGATATCAAGTATATTGACAGCACTGCTGCATCAATAAACCAGCAAAACGTGTTGTCCTGAAGGCAAACACTCGAATCTAGTATTAAGTCTACTCCTAGAGCAATGGCATCTGCAATAGGACAAGCAAATGTGCTAGCGCACTCACACTTTGATTTGGCCCGTGGGCAAGCCTTTCTTGTTGATGTCGTAGCCGAACATCCGGCGGCGGAGGTGGTAGCGGGCCGCGACAGGGATGAGCTTGAGCGCGACGCAGAAGCCAACGAGGCTCATGGCGCCGCATTTGAGGATGGATCGCTGCAGATCGGCGCCCAGCGGGTAGTGCACGAACGCGAGGTACGAGAAGGGCGCGAGGAAGAGCGCCGCCGCCACAGCGGCCACGCGCAGGTTCGGCGGCCGGAGAACCGGTTCGTCTGGCGCCGCTGCCGCATCTGCCGGTGGCGCCTGCGGAGGCGGGTCCCCGGCAGCGGCCGCCGCGGGCCTGCGGCGGACGGCCATGGGAGGGAGGGACGGTTCGGGGCTTCGCTGACTTGGTGTCTCTCGACGAGCTTGCCGCTCGAGGCCTCCTCGCGGTGCGTGCGGCGGTGGCGGGCTGCTGTCTGGTGGTCGCCGGCGGCGGGCACTGAGGTCAAGAGGTTTTATATGAGTGGCGATGGGGTGACGTGGTGCGCCCTCATTGGCTGGAGTCACGTGTTCGGCCGTCGGGCACTGGAGTATAcgttacatttgtttttatatttatgTCCAGATTTGGATTCAAATATGGATAATGTCAACTATgttggataggatacgattggatatcgacatcataaatatgcgatttgagtattcggatacggatacgatatcggacgttggatatccgaactcggatacggatagatctcaacccctctaaacggatttggttttaaatacggtcggaaaatatccgtaccgttttcatcctaaGTATACGGAGAGAGGGTGGATCTAGCTCGTGTCTGCTGGGCCAACTTGTTCGCCGCAGTGAAGTGTCTCTCACTCTCTCTGTTAGGTGGGGTCGGCTCTGTAATTTGTGTCTCTGGCACGTTGGCCCCAAGGTGTCAGGGGCTCTTAACAGTAGCCTCGTTTAGATTTGGGAGACGTGATTTGAACTTACAAAGAATTTTGTTTAAAAAAAAGACTTACAAAGAATGTTTCAAATTTACAGTTTCAAGCATGTAAGAGTTCAATGTTCATTTAAAACAGTTGCAGCTGCCGGCCAGCACTCGCTACAGTACTCCGCTAGTGTATTGTTGAAGCtaggccatgttcggcttaccgGCCAGCAACGGTGCGCGGGTGGGCAAGGCTCGGGCGACATAGGTGGGGCACATAGAGCAGGCGCGAGCGACACAAGACGGATGGGACAGACGTCCGTGGCGTATCATTATCGATTCCAAAGTGATACATCTTATCTCTGGTTCGAAATGATTTAGAAGAcagtttcctcaaaaaaaaattaaaaatctaGAAAATAATTGACAAGGTTTCTAGAAGCTTAGAGATACTTTCTCTGGTTTAATAATCTGATTAAGTATTTAGAgattttttaggaaaaaataaAAATCTGTCTAGAAACCACAAACAGAATAGAGAGGTAATTTGTATGGTTTATTAATTTTTAAAAGTTCAGAAGCAAATCAGATTCATGGACTTTAAAATGGACCTTTTTTTAAGCACACGCTGCGAGTAGTCCAAAGCGAGTTCGTTCACCAACTGCAAAGAAAAGCGCGCGGTCAGGCCCGTGGCGCCGCACGTACAAGGTACAGCCCAAGCCCACGAATCGCCCGCCCGCATCGACAAATACCACCAACCCAAGCAAGCCTTCGTCAAATGCCCCCGTGCCGTCCTCCTTCCTCCCAAGACCCAGGCTTCCAGTTCCAACCCCACCTCGCCTCTCCCCTCCCCAAACCCTACACCTCGGCCCCCGGCCTTCGACGTCCCCGACTCACCGCCGCCCAACCCCACAGCGCAGCGCCGGCGCCGAACCGGACTCTGCCGTGCGGTCGGCCGCGCGGACGGCCACCCCCAtcggcgccgccggccgccgctgccgcctttGATGTCTCCCACCTGCGACCTCGGCTTCCTCTGGCCCCGGTCGCAGAAGAGCTCTCAAGAGGTCGTCCCCCGAGCGGCCGCTTCCTGCGCCCAGCGATTGGCCTCACCACCGCAGCCGAGAtgagcggtggtggcggcggcggcgagaaggTACTGTCCGCGCGCTTGCATTGGCGTCGTCGTTTGGGCTTAATTGCGTGGTTTAACTGTGGGTTCTGCCTGTCCGGCTCCCATGGCGTGGCGCATTAAAGTGAGGCGGGGTGGTTGAAGGTTGGGGGTGCGGGCGAGTTAGATTGGATTGGGGGTTTTGTAGTACCTGGCAGGCACGATGATTCAATGCTGCTGCGCGTGTATGAATCGTTGTATCCCCGTTACTGGATGCATAAGCAATTAATTCATATGTATCGAACTATGGACTCTATTTGGATGTTCATTTGGATTATGATCATTGATAACTGCTATGCTATTCTGGCTCCCGACGATTGCTGTGTGATGCGCGTGGGAGTATAGCAGTATTCTGCTGTAATTCAAAGATACAGCCCCTTTCCAAAGGGCTCTCTGTACAATTATTTTGATATGCAGTAGATTTTTTTGCTGCGTAAGTTACTTGTTAACAATAAAAGTTGTGCTGTCTGTGATGCAGATGTTGCTGTTTGGGTCCTTTACGGAGGATGAGACTAAGTTGTTCCAGGGTCAGCCTCTCAAAAGTCCAACTAAAAGCGTCAGCAAAGAATGTGAGCGGACGGAGATCCAGTTTGGCACCCTGAACTTTTCAGTGCTGAATTTAGAGAAAATATCTATTTCAAGTGTTGTTCTTCCTGCAAAATCAGCAAACTGCGAGACCAGTGCCATCGCAAAGGAGAATGCATGCGGTAATGAAAAGAAAGCTGCAGGATCAAGCCTTCCAAATGGTGGACTAGTTCTGGCTAATGGATGCCCCCCTGTTAATGTTCCTGCTAACAATGGTGTATTTGAGAATGTGAAGAAGACAGAGACTGTTGTCCCACCAGTTGTGCCTGTCAAAAGCATCAGCAATCCAACACCACAAATGACGTTGGAGGTGCACAAGGATGGCATCGAACCCACTCAAAGTAGAAAGTTAGACACGGAAAGGGAAATTACTGAAAATGGTAGCCCAATTGTCGATACATCCATTGTTGCAGCTCCAGCAGAAGAGGCAGTCACTAGCCTAAATAAGAAGGCCTCTCAGAACATGCCCTTGCTTCCACATGGTTTGAGGAACACAGGAAATATCTGCTTTCTGAATGCAACTTTGCAGGCATTGCTTTCATGCTCGCCTTTTGTCCACCTATTGCAGGATTTGAGGAACCGCAGTATACCTAAGGTACTTGTACCTAATCAAATCAGTCTGATGCAATTTTGGCGCTTATTTGATTTCCTTTGTTTTAACCACTTCTTTCATTTTAGGTTGGCTACCCAACTCTGAGTGCATTTGTTGAGTTGATCTCTCAAGTCGATGTGGCTGAGGAGTCAGTTATCAAGAAAAATGAGAAGGCTATTACTGTTGCTGCAAAACCACTTAATCCTGCCATGTTTGATGCTGTTCTCAGAAACTTTACACCAGATGTGCCGGCTGGAGTAACTGCTCGGCCAAGGTAAGTGCTTGTGGTTCTGTTCTTTGGTATGTTTTTTCCTTGAGCAAAACTCCTCAAGTTGTGGATTCCGAATCGAATATAGCATTTAGGCCATAAAGGATTTATCTCATTGAGTAGCAAGTAGCAAAGACCTGGATGACTACATATTTATAGGGTTTTAGCTGATTCAAATCTTGTGTATCTATGTTGCAAGCTTTGCTTGCAATcatggtcacacaatcattttcAGAGTCTCCCAAATGCCAAATTCACCTCCTAAATGGGCTGTGGGCCTTTCATGGTGACCATAGGCATCAATATCGAGTTTATTCTGATAAAGTTGTCTGTAAACACATTGAGCATGTTGTTATCTTTTTAATTTTGTTTGTTAATGTCCTTTATAAACTGTTGTCTCCCTTGCAATTAAGCTTTTGGCTTAGTTTGTGATGCTATATGCTGTTGGGGTCGCTACTACAACCGCGCAGGAAGTAATCGTGGTGTGTAGGAGGGCGAGGCTTGGgttcccggcggcggcggcgagaatGCGACGCCGTCCTGTTGGCCGGTGTCATGAGCGAGAGAGCGAGGTTGAGTGCGCgcgtgagagagagagatagcggGAGAGATTGCAATCAATCTCCAGCTGAGTTTCTCGTTAACCAAGTGTTTGGGCTTTATAGCCAAATCCTAACAAATCACAAACTGAATAACAATCATAGTTTTTAAGTcgtcgcctaggcgtcgcctagTCGTCCAGGCGCTGAAAAAAGTCTGGGTGTCCTCGACGCCACGACCAAAACCAGCAAAATGAGGGAGCAGGGGAGGGAGGAGACATAGGAAGAACTGGAGGAGGACCAGGCAAGGCTAACCACTAATCTCTGCTCCCATCCCCATCAGCTCTGCTCCCCAGCAGTTCTGGGAGGGGCTCTTGAAGGGCAACAGCAGGGGATCTCGCACAGGGATCTAGAAGGAGGGCGGCAGCGGCAGTTAGGAAGGGGAGGGGAGATCTAGAAGGGGGCGACAGCAGCAGTGAGGAAGGGGAGAGGAGATCTGGAAGGAGGCAGCTCCAGCAGTGGATACTGAGAAGGTGttcgagagggagaagaagcactTGGAGAGGAGCAGTGGCAGCCCTAGATAGTTCAGGATAGTCGGGGAGGGCTTTTATGGGCTGTCTGCTGGACTGGGCCTTTTATGttccttgtccttcttctttactttttcatttttcatttttatCCCTTCTCCATTCTCCTGCCTTGAACATATGGCGTCGCCTTGCCTCGCCTTATGATCGCCTAGGCGATTGGAAGGGGGTGGCTCGCCACGTCTCGCCTTAGCGCCTTAATAACTATGATAACAATTCCAAATCTGAGATCCTATAATCTATGAACGGCGCCCACTCTGGACGCGATCACCATGCTGAGCCGCGCGCCGTGCGTGTCGCCTGCGCATTCCTCAGCCACGGCTCCGCTTACGGCGTTGATACACCTGGCCCACCATAACATATGCACTTTTGCGCTCTGCAGGCAGGAAGATGCTCAAGAGTTTTTAAGTTTTGCCATGGATAGAATGCATGATGAACTGCTGAAGCTTAATGGCAATGGATCGAATTCCAAGGAGGGTATGGTTGTTTCTTCTGTGGATGATGATGCTTGGGAGACAGTTGGACGAAAGAACAAATCTGCAATAGTTAGAACTCAGAGTTTTGTTCCCTCTGAGCTAAGTGCTATTTTTGGAGGGCAGCTACAGAGTGTTGTGAAAGCTGCAGGTAAATTTTGTCTTGTCCTGAGGGAGATGACTCAGTTTTTCTGTAAACAACTGTATATCTATCTAGCTATATCTCTTTGAAAGAACTTGGAAAGTTGTGCTTTTTCAG
Above is a genomic segment from Miscanthus floridulus cultivar M001 chromosome 3, ASM1932011v1, whole genome shotgun sequence containing:
- the LOC136547404 gene encoding uncharacterized protein, whose translation is MAVRRRPAAAAAGDPPPQAPPADAAAAPDEPVLRPPNLRVAAVAAALFLAPFSYLAFVHYPLGADLQRSILKCGAMSLVGFCVALKLIPVAARYHLRRRMFGYDINKKGLPTGQIKVPEALGLVVGIVYLVIAIIFQQFHYAPDSIWLVEYNAALTSVCFMILLGFVDDVLDVPWRVKLALPTFAALPLLMAYAGGTSIIIPKPLTPYVGLTVLELGLFYKLFMLLLAVFCTNSINIHAGLNGLEVGQTVVISAAVLIHNVMRIASSTDIETQQAHEFSIYLVLPFLIISLALLAFNWYPSIVFVGDTYTYFAGMALAVIGILGHFSETLLLFFLPQVLNFLCSVPQLFHFVPCPRHRLPRFDPETGLLTGTKDGNLVNIFLRLFGKCSEKALCIRLLSFQALCCVFCFWLRYMLTGWYK